The following coding sequences lie in one Danio rerio strain Tuebingen ecotype United States chromosome 3, GRCz12tu, whole genome shotgun sequence genomic window:
- the ypel3 gene encoding protein yippee-like 3 produces MVKQTKAKTFQAYLDSCHRRYSCVHCRAHLANHDDLISKSFQGSQGRAYLFNSVVNVGCGPAEERLLLTGLHAVADIYCENCHTTLGWKYEQAFELSQKYKEGKFIIELSHMIKDNGWD; encoded by the exons ATGGTGAAGCAGACCAAGGCCAAAACTTTCCAGGCCTATCTGGACTCCTGTCATCGTCGCTACAGCTGCGTCCACTGCCGGGCACACCTGGCCAATCACGATGACCTCATTTCTAAG TCCTTTCAAGGCAGTCAAGGACGAGCCTACCTGTTCAATTCTGT GGTGAACGTAGGTTGTGGTCCAGCTGAAGAAAGGCTGCTGCTTACTGGTCTTCATGCTGTGGCTGATATTTATTGTGAGAATTGCCACACCACACTGGGCTGGAAATAC GAGCAGGCCTTTGAGTTGAGCCAGAAGTATAAGGAGGGCAAGTTTATAATTGAATTATCTCACATGATTAAGGATAATGGCTGGGACTGA
- the gdpd3a gene encoding lysophospholipase D GDPD3a, with translation MASCLYYLLPAVGGYALTSLYFLRNPQILHKMKQTAFRCTHISHRGGSGERIENTIEAFTHAVEVGTEMLELDCHLTKDGFVMVSHDENLLRQTGQDVSISSLNLEDLPPYKETLEVTFKTGHFSTGSDRKLALLEDVFRKFPHTAVNIEVKENNIVLIEKISELVKQYNREGISVWASVDSTIMENCRKINSSMPYMFSQKRGLQLLLLYYTGLLPFVPLGESFLQFYFPPIFNKAYIPDTEILKSRLVIFLIERLTMRKALFKHLRERGIQIHLFVCNEEQDIDAAFAAGATGVMTDYPTLLSNYIRRRKQAT, from the exons ATGGCGAGCTGCCTGTACTACCTGCTGCCGGCGGTAGGGGGCTACGCGCTCACTTCACTCTACTTCCTGAGGAACCCGCAGATTCTCCACAAGATGAAGCAGACCGCTTTCCGCTGCACACACATCTCTCACAGAGGAG GTTCTGGTGAAAGGATCGAGAACACTATAGAGGCCTTCACACA TGCTGTTGAAGTGGGCACAGAGATGCTGGAGCTGGACTGTCACTTGACTAAAGATGGTTTTGTGATGGTTTCTCATGATGAAAACCTCCTGCGACAGACTGGACAAGACGTCTCCATTTCCTCCCTAAACCTGGAG gACTTGCCTCCTTATAAGGAGACACTCGAGGTCACCTTTAAAACAG GCCACTTCAGCACAGGATCTGATAGGAAATTGGCACTATTAGAGGATGTTTTCCGCAAATTTCCTCACACGGCTGTAAACATTGAGGTGAAAGAGAATAACATCGTGCTGATTGAAAAG ATATCTGAGCTTGTGAAGCAATACAACAGAGAAGGAATCTCAGTTTGGGCCTCTGTTGACTCTACCATCATGGAAAACTGTCGCAAAATA AACTCCTCCATGCCCTATATGTTCTCTCAAAAGCGAGGTTTACAGCTGCTCCTGCTCTACTACACCGGCCTCCTGCCTTTTGTTCCTCTTGGAGAGAGTTTCCTGCAGTTCTATTTCCCACCAATCTTCAACAA AGCATACATACCTGACACAGAGATTCTGAAAAGCAGACTGGTCATCTTTTTAATCGAAAG ACTGACAATGAGAAAAGCGCTGTTCAAGCACCTCAGAGAGCGAGGAATTCAG attcatctgtttgtttgtaATGAGGAACAAGACATTGATGCTGCATTTGCCGCTGGAGCAACAGGAGTCATGACTGACTATCCCACCCTCTTATCAAACTATATTAGAAGGCGCAAACAAGCCACGTga
- the mapk3 gene encoding mitogen-activated protein kinase 3 isoform X1 → MAESGSSAAAAGAAGSNSSAAGPGGAVAPGGPSGAAGSKPGLESVKGQNFDVGPRYTDLQYIGEGAYGMVCSAFDNVNKIRVAIKKISPFEHQTYCQRTLREIKILLRFHHENIIGINDILRARHIDYMRDVYIVQDLMETDLYKLLKTQQLSNDHICYFLYQILRGLKYIHSANVLHRDLKPSNLLINTTCDLKICDFGLARIADPEHDHTGFLTEYVATRWYRAPEIMLNSKGYTKSIDIWSVGCILAEMLSNRPIFPGKHYLDQLNHILGVLGSPSQDDLNCIINMKARNYLQSLPQKPKIPWNKLFPKADNKALDLLDRMLTFNPLKRINVEQALAHPYLEQYYDPSDEPVAEEPFTFNMELDDLPKEKLKELIFEETARFQANYQGS, encoded by the exons ATGGCGGAATCGGGCAGTAGCGCGGCGGCGGCCGGAGCCGCGGGCTCGAATAGCAGCGCCGCCGGGCCTGGAGGAGCCGTCGCACCTGGGGGACCAAGCGGAGCGGCAGGATCCAAGCCTGGCCTGGAGTCGGTGAAGGGACAAAATTTTGATGTTGGCCCCCGATACACTGATCTCCAGTACATCGGGGAGGGGGCCTACGGGATGGTCTG CTCAGCTTTTGATAATGTGAATAAGATCCGAGTGGCCATTAAGAAGATAAGTCCATTTGAACACCAGACCTACTGCCAGCGCACCCTGAGAGAGATCAAAATCCTCCTGCGGTTCCATCATGAGAACATCATCGGGATCAATGACATCCTGAGAGCTCGCCACATTGATTATATGAGGGATGT CTATATCGTACAGGACCTGATGGAGACCGACCTTTATAAACTGCTGAAGACACAGCAACTCAGCAACGACCATATCTGCTACTTTCTGTATCAGATCCTGCGAGGGCTGAAGTACATTCACTCTGCCAATGTGCTGCACAGAGACCTGAAGCCCTCAAACCTTCTCATCAACACCACCTGTGACCTCAAG ATCTGTGATTTTGGGTTGGCGAGGATAGCTGACCCTGAACATGACCACACTGGATTCCTCACAGAGTATGTGGCTACTCGCTGGTACCGTGCCCCTGAGATCATGCTTAACTCCAAG GGCTACACCAAGTCCATTGATATTTGGTCTGTGGGATGCATCCTGGCTGAGATGTTGTCCAACAGACCCATCTTCCCTGGGAAGCACTATCTGGACCAGCTCAACCATATATTGG GTGTTTTGGGCTCCCCCTCTCAAGATGATCTGAACTGCATCATCAACATGAAGGCCAGGAACTACCTCCAGTCTTTACCACAGAAACCCAAGATCCCATGGAACAAGCTGTTTCCCAAAGCAGACAACAAAG CTTTGGATTTATTGGATCGCATGTTAACCTTTAACCCTCTTAAACGTATAAATGTGGAGCAAGCACTGGCCCACCCCTACCTGGAGCAGTACTATGACCCATCTGATGAG CCGGTAGCTGAGGAACCCTTCACTTTCAACATGGAGCTGGACGACCTTCCTAAAGAGAAGCTGAAAGAGCTCATCTTTGAGGAGACGGCACGCTTCCAGGCCAATTACCAGGGCTCCTGA
- the nudt9 gene encoding ADP-ribose pyrophosphatase, mitochondrial precursor, whose product MKSVSRKWVASVHVALSLIGLPFSAGTSGSCRRNGISFIPSVFASSSSSSSTLRMASPAHIKARCAVYPGSDTHRFPVPDDKVDWETDWPQYSPVNYTAPAVLKKPVWADLEIGAFCPQFNLLDGSVDRRSHEGQYRIQNGKPLNPHGRTGLEGRGLLGRWGPNHAADPIVTRWKIDSSGQRFLHADSKLPVLQFVSIKRLDCGEWAIPGGMVDPGERISQTLQREFSEEALNSLKASDSEREKIQKRISELFSSAGLQVYIGYVDDPRNTDNAWMETVAVNFHDESGDSVSELPLQAGDDAGQVSWTDIDSSLALYANHSQFLKTVAEERKAHW is encoded by the exons ATGAAATCAGTTTCCCGTAAATGGGTTGCATCGGTACATGTAGCGCTTAGTCTTATTGGGCTCCCCTTCTCTGCTGGCACAAGTGGAAGCTg CAGGAGGAACGGCATTAGCTTCATTCCCAGTGTCtttgcatcatcatcatcatcatcatcaactctCCGCATGGCTTCGCCCGCACACATTAAAGCTCGCTGTGCTGTGTATCCTGGCTCAGACACGCACAGATTTCCTGTCCCAGATGACAAAGTTGACTGGGAGACAGACTGGCCCCAGTACAGCCCTGTTAACTATACGGCTCCCGCTGTGCTGAAAAAGCCTGTTTGGGCTGATCTAGAGATTGG TGCATTTTGCCCACAGTTCAATTTATTGGATGGATCTGTAGACAGAAGAAGCCATGAGGGCCAATATCGCATACAGAACGGCAAACCACT TAATCCACATGGAAGAACTGGACTGGAGGGTCGAGGATTACTAGGAAGGTGGGGTCCAAACCACGCTGCGGACCCAATAGTTACCAG GTGGAAAATAGACTCGTCAGGGCAACGTTTCCTTCACGCTGATTCTAAATTACCAGTATTGCAGTTTGTGTCCATCAAGAGGCTAGACTGTGGTGAATGGGCCATCCCAGGG GGAATGGTGGATCCTGGAGAGCGCATTTCTCAAACACTGCAGCGCGAGTTCTCGGAAGAGGCACTGAactctctgaaagcatctgacaGCGAGAGAGAAAAGATCCAGAAGCGGATCTCTGAGCTCTTCAGCTCGGCGGGTCTTCAG GTCTATATAGGTTATGTTGATGATCCGAGAAACACAGATAATGCCTGGATGGAAACAGTTGCAGTCAATTTCCATGATGAatcag GTGATAGTGTGAGTGAACTTCCACTGCAAGCCGGTGATGATGCCGGTCAAGTGAGCTGGACTGACATAGACTCTTCGCTAGCTCTTTATGCCAATCACTCTCAATTCCTGAAGACAGTTGCTGAGGAACGAAAAGCCCACTGGTAA